The Deinococcus sonorensis KR-87 genome includes a window with the following:
- a CDS encoding deoxynucleoside kinase, protein MYIAISGNIGSGKSTLTGMIAARYSLTPVYEAFEDNPYLQDFYQDMRRYSFHSQVFFLSKRLSQHLTLVNGAERVIQDRTIFEDAGVFARNLYESGQMEDRDWRTYDSLYGGILPALRTPDLLIHIDGSLPTLRRRIAMRGRAYEQTIPDEYLERLGRLYDAWAAGYQHSPLLRIPGDTLDFVADPEGFGWVCRQIEQRGLREPILR, encoded by the coding sequence ATGTATATCGCCATCTCCGGCAACATCGGCAGCGGCAAGAGCACCCTGACGGGCATGATCGCGGCCCGCTACAGCCTGACGCCCGTGTACGAGGCCTTCGAGGACAACCCCTACCTGCAGGACTTCTACCAGGACATGCGCCGCTACAGCTTCCACAGCCAGGTGTTCTTCCTGAGCAAGCGGCTCTCGCAGCACCTGACGCTGGTCAACGGCGCCGAGCGGGTCATTCAGGACCGGACCATCTTCGAGGATGCCGGGGTGTTCGCGCGCAACCTCTACGAGTCCGGACAGATGGAGGACCGCGACTGGCGCACCTACGACAGCCTGTACGGCGGTATCCTGCCGGCGCTGCGCACCCCCGACCTGCTGATCCACATTGACGGGTCGCTGCCGACCCTGCGGCGGCGCATCGCGATGCGGGGCCGCGCCTACGAGCAGACCATCCCGGACGAGTACCTGGAGCGCCTGGGGCGGCTGTACGACGCGTGGGCCGCCGGGTACCAGCACAGCCCGCTGCTGCGGATTCCTGGCGACACCCTGGACTTCGTGGCCGACCCGGAGGGGTTTGGCTGGGTCTGCCGCCAGATTGAGCAGCGCGGCCTGAGAGAACCGATTCTCCGCTAA